In Henningerozyma blattae CBS 6284 chromosome 6, complete genome, the following are encoded in one genomic region:
- the SRF1 gene encoding phospholipase D regulator (similar to Saccharomyces cerevisiae YDL133W; ancestral locus Anc_7.297), with translation MNFEVKGSNSKQPRPDRPNNNTNTAPTNTNRNATFRSPTYHNASASETETDIEIESAGDDTDEDDIRNMDTFANTNRNAMSNVRTTLTSIHDQDNVAGGNHNDNNTNDNNAINNNHTNILSDDEVEGDGDADGDNDEADTTPIAYVASGNANTNELDLLAPVNSHSISHIRRLSDPFHNKYSTNAININNNNKKPNYINMTGNIQHHEKINNYTIYPTTVPPFALTKEFIQTKQINEKYVDRNITRNQLKNKECNTDKFKDPFLHIPEVQWGKYIENIGSNMTYSNEKRRNSVNLLAYENGDIDSIDLEKQQSFYQYQHNFKLKDLSDEWGGAKRLNQLFDNVIMLGGSKNELTFKTAKDRKDWNNYVANVIDYNYNNNNAPNAADINLERRQSMISRLTTMSGDLDLEADGASISRTSTSNSNMTGRSGWGLGRSRGHDGGVKSKTKWLEEINKDREKWDKLKNKKIKIWKPKLIKLLIDSQYTPLAVRIMTWIFVIVCLGLSTRIYANVHNSDRPIHQRASTILSIIVSTVSVVYLILIARDEFSSKPLGLRNPLMKLRLILLDLLFIIFFSATLSLTFETMTDNRWVCKGHDEEIGKMPSTCRKQKALASFELITLVMWMLSFSISILRIVVKVSSNLGSHSNEDEGQQYIPLISSTHR, from the coding sequence ATGAATTTCGAAGTAAAAGGTTCAAACAGTAAACAACCTCGACCAGATAGacccaataataatactaatacaGCTCcaacaaatacaaatagaAATGCAACCTTTAGATCTCCGACGTACCATAATGCTTCTGCTAGCGAAACAGAAAcagatattgaaattgaaagtGCAGGTGATGATACAGATGAGGATGATATAAGGAATATGGATACATTCGCAAATACAAATCGTAACGCAATGTCAAATGTAAGAACTACACTAACGTCTATCCACGACCAAGACAACGTTGCAGGTGGCAATCATAACGACAATAATACCAATGATAACAATGCTATTAATAACAATCATaccaatattttatctGATGATGAGGTGGAGGGCGATGGTGATGCCGATGGCGATAATGATGAGGCTGATACCACTCCAATTGCCTATGTTGCTTCAGGCAATGCCAACACTAATGAGTTAGATTTACTTGCGCCTGTCAATTCTCATTCAATCTCTCACATTCGCAGATTATCAGATCCATTccataataaatattcaacgAATGctatcaatatcaataataataataaaaaaccaAACTATATTAATATGACTGGTAATATTCAACACCATGAGAAAATCAACAATTATACAATATATCCAACAACAGTTCCACCATTTGCGTTAACCaaagaatttattcaaacaaaacaaattaatGAGAAATACGTTGATAGAAATATAACAagaaatcaattaaaaaataaagaatgcAATAcagataaatttaaagatccATTTTTACATATACCTGAAGTTCAATGGGggaaatatattgaaaatattggttCTAATATGACTTATTCTAATGAAAAGAGAAGAAATAGTGTAAATTTGCTTGCATATGAAAATGGTGATATagattcaattgatttagaaaaacAACAATCCTTTTATCAATACCAacataattttaaattaaaagatttgtCAGATGAATGGGGTGGTGCAAAAAGAttgaatcaattatttgataatgttATTATGTTAGGTGGTAgtaaaaatgaattgacGTTTAAAACTGCTAAAGATCGTAAAGATTGGAATAACTACGTGGCGAATGTGAttgattataattataataataataacgcACCAAATGCAGCAGATATAAACCTTGAAAGAAGACAAAGTATGATAAGCCGATTAACAACAATGAGTGGCGATTTAGATCTTGAAGCAGATGGGGCAAGTATTAGCAGAACAAGTACAAGTAACAGTAATATGACTGGAAGATCAGGTTGGGGGTTAGGAAGAAGTAGAGGGCATGATGGTGGAGTTAAATCAAAGACTAAATGGttagaagaaataaataaagatcGTGAAAAATGGGATAAGTTAAAgaataagaaaataaagatttggAAACCCAAACTTATCAaacttttaattgataGTCAATATACTCCTTTGGCAGTACGTATTATGACCTGGATATTTGTCATTGTATGTCTTGGCTTATCTACAAGAATTTACGCTAATGTACATAATTCTGATAGACCAATCCACCAACGTGCAAGTACTATATTGTCTATCATTGTATCTACGGTTTCAGTcgtttatttaatattaattgcAAGAGATGAATTTTCAAGCAAGCCGCTGGGATTAAGAAACCCTCTAATGAAACTAAGATTAATCCTATTGgatcttttatttattatattctttagTGCGACACTATCGCTAACTTTCGAAACAATGACAGATAACCGATGGGTATGTAAAGGCCACGATGAGGAAATTGGTAAAATGCCGTCGACATGCAGAAAGCAAAAGGCATTAGCATCATTCGAACTGATTACACTAGTAATGTGGATGTTATCCTTCTCGATTAGTATCTTACGTATTGTCGTCAAAGTCAGTAGTAATCTAGGCAGCCATtcaaatgaagatgaaggtCAACAGTATATACCCCTAATAAGCAGCACTCATCGATAA
- the TBLA0F02050 gene encoding uncharacterized protein (similar to Saccharomyces cerevisiae YDL186W; ancestral locus Anc_7.301) — translation MAEIPSLREIIKHKNEKKRTVSLPSHLRENRGGRFKPKNKNARFIQKMEGDMLRWGTHQNNNSFYGSKLAIEGKHPYQIDTSLILQEREKERERQKQQEKEKEKEREKNKENIQFFSLRNEEPGGLSMMYDPQSQSEESSVYTLELNFPSNPKRFKNFKQNSNNQANNSNEPIELQEITIDDEDFYSTLSNTHNVLHNCVIEDDSKNNNKPITDGLVVNEIENKNGTEIRQEDNDIYIAQPCRSAHHHDSNVMPNEMEVVNDTMDLNVDNPSNVNIEDYYRSYYHRSIPIEYVRMSENMRDGNTGIIMPNTIPQRGVQVLNPNDVIYNNNNNNNNSINHINGTQNNNKPFSSYFNWLTTLCCFTNETNLNEHAAQNPPNIDPNP, via the coding sequence ATGGCAGAGATTCCATCATTACGTGAAATTATCAAGCACAAGAATGAGAAGAAAAGAACAGTATCATTACCTAGTCATTTGAGAGAAAATCGAGGTGGGAGATTCAAAcctaaaaataagaatgctaggtttattcaaaaaatggaGGGGGATATGTTACGATGGGGGACACATCAGAACAATAATAGTTTTTATGGTTCTAAATTAGCTATTGAAGGGAAGCATCCGTATCAAATTGATACTTCCTTAATATTACAAGAACGAGAGAAAGAAAGAGAAAGACAAAAGCAACAAGAGAAGGAAAAAGAGAAAGAGAGAGAAaagaataaagaaaatatacaatttttttcattgcGTAATGAAGAGCCAGGTGGATTATCAATGATGTATGATCCTCAATCGCAGAGTGAAGAGAGCAGTGTATATACTTTGGAATTAAATTTCCCAAGCAATCCAAAAcgatttaaaaattttaaacaaaattccaataatcaggcaaataatagtaatgaaCCCATTGAATTACAAGAAATCACTATTGATGATGAGGATTTCTATTCCACCCTAAGTAATACCCATAACGTTCTTCACAATTGTGTGATTGAAGATGATtctaaaaacaataataaaccCATTACTGATGGGTTGGTCGTCAATGagattgaaaataaaaatggtaCAGAGATAAGACAAgaagataatgatatttatatagCTCAGCCATGTAGGAGTGCACATCATCATGATTCAAATGTAATGCCCAATGAAATGGAAGTAGTAAATGATACAATGGATTTAAATGTCGATAATCCTTCGAACGTCAATATTGAGGATTACTATAGGTCGTATTATCATCGTAGTATTCCCATTGAATATGTTAGGATGAGTGAAAATATGAGGGATGGCAACACAGGAATTATCATGCCAAACACGATCCCTCAGAGAGGTGTTCAAGTCTTGAACCCAAATGatgtaatatataataataataataataataataattcgaTAAATCATATAAATGGTACACAAAACAATAACAAACCCTTTTCTTCCTATTTCAATTGGTTAACTACTCTTTGTTGTTTTAcaaatgaaacaaatttaaatgagcATGCCGCCCAAAACCCACCAAATATTGATCCAAACccttaa
- the TBLA0F02060 gene encoding serine/threonine-protein phosphatase (similar to Saccharomyces cerevisiae PPH22 (YDL188C) and PPH21 (YDL134C); ancestral locus Anc_7.302), with amino-acid sequence MDADVPMQDSFEQQNSSTTGEQSSQSIDDKGFAELDSQDDMILKPGSSGIADNKSDTPLTLTDDNINQLDQWIEYISKCQILSENDISRLCKMAVDVFQFEKNVQPVNVPVTICGDVHGQFHDLLELFKIGGKCPDTNYLFMGDYVDRGYYSVETVSLLIAMKVRYPNRITILRGNHESRQITQVYGFYDECLRKYGNANVWKMFTDLFDYFPNTALVDNKIFCLHGGLSPMVETLDQIRALNRIQEVPHEGPMCDLLWSDPDERGGWGISPRGAGFTFGQDISGQFNHTNNLSLISRAHQLVMEGYAWSHEQNVVTIFSAPNYCYRCGNQAAIMEVDENHNKQFLQYDPSVRPGEPSVSRKTPDYFL; translated from the coding sequence ATGGACGCAGACGTACCCATGCAAGACTCTTTCGAACAACAGAACTCATCCACCACTGGTGAACAATCATCACAAAGCATTGACGACAAAGGGTTTGCTGAACTAGACTCTCAAGATGATATGATACTCAAACCTGGTTCGTCTGGGATAGCAGATAATAAATCAGACACACCTCTCACTCTTACAGATGATAATATCAACCAATTGGATCAATGGATAGAATATATCAGTAAATGCCAAATCTTATCGGAAAACGACATCTCTAGGCTTTGTAAGATGGCTGTAGATGTTTtccaatttgaaaaaaatgtccAACCAGTTAATGTGCCAGTGACCATCTGTGGTGACGTTCATGGTCAATTCCATGATTTGCTTGAGCTGTTTAAAATAGGTGGTAAATGTCCGGATACAAATTATTTGTTCATGGGGGATTATGTAGATAGAGGCTATTATTCAGTAGAGACTGtctcattattaattgcCATGAAAGTAAGATATCCAAATAGAATCACCATTCTTAGAGGTAATCATGAATCAAGGCAAATTACACAAGTCTATGGGTTTTATGATGAGTGTTTAAGAAAATATGGTAATGCTAACGTATGGAAAATGTTCACTGATCTTTTCGACTATTTCCCAAACACTGCTTTGGTAGATAACAAGATCTTTTGTTTACATGGTGGTCTTTCCCCCATGGTAGAAACGTTGGATCAAATTAGAGCTTTGAATAGAATTCAAGAAGTCCCCCATGAAGGCCCTATGTGTGATTTACTATGGTCGGATCCAGATGAGAGAGGTGGATGGGGGATTAGTCCCAGAGGTGCTGGTTTTACTTTCGGCCAAGATATTAGTGGTCAATTCAATCATACAAACAATTTATCCCTAATTTCAAGAGCACATCAATTAGTCATGGAAGGGTATGCATGGTCTCATGAACAAAATGTAGTAACCATTTTCAGTGCTCCTAATTATTGCTACAGATGCGGCAATCAAGCGGCAATCATGGAGGTGGATGAAAACCATAATAAACAATTCTTACAATACGATCCTTCAGTTAGACCAGGTGAACCTTCTGTAAGTAGAAAGACTCCTGATTATTTCCTATAA
- the RDI1 gene encoding Rdi1p (similar to Saccharomyces cerevisiae RDI1 (YDL135C); ancestral locus Anc_7.303), with the protein MSEEEQFDDNDSVDNYKVAAKKTVDEYKNLDAEDASLAKWKESLGLGADVLPLEYPGDKRRVVILEIQLIICDPKDLNKEEVNKFDLTNENTIKELSNIKYKVKENSIYRLKIRFKVQHEIITGLKYVQYIKKAGISIDKIDDQLGSYAPNTKQKPFYEVELPESEAPSGLLARGKYNAVSKFIDDDKTNHLTLNWGVEIVKNK; encoded by the coding sequence aTGAGTGAAGAAGAACAATTTGACGATAATGATTCAGTTGACAACTATAAAGTTGCTGCTAAAAAAACTGTtgatgaatataaaaatttagatgCTGAAGATGCTTCTTTAGCCAAATGGAAAGAATCGTTAGGTCTAGGTGCTGATGTCTTACCATTGGAATATCCTGGTGATAAGAGAAGAGTAGTCATCTTggaaattcaattgatcaTTTGTGATCCAAAAGActtaaataaagaagaggttaataaatttgatttgaCCAACGAAAACacaattaaagaattaagtaatattaaatacaaggttaaagaaaattccATATATAGATTGAAAATTAGATTCAAAGTTCAACATGAAATTATAACAGGGTTGAAGTACGtacaatatattaaaaaagcTGGGATATCCattgataaaattgatgatCAATTGGGTTCGTATGCTCCAAACACAAAACAAAAGCCCTTTTATGAAGTAGAATTACCAGAAAGTGAAGCTCCAAGTGGATTACTAGCAAGAGGTAAATATAATGCAGTATCTAAATtcattgatgatgataagaCTAACCATTTGACTTTGAACTGGGGTGTAGAAATcgttaaaaataaataa